A window of the Mus musculus strain C57BL/6J chromosome 18, GRCm38.p6 C57BL/6J genome harbors these coding sequences:
- the Gm51263 gene encoding ancient vomeronasal 1 receptor: MKPSADELEIIACAVLILVSFVGNISLFYSTSKCIAGGLQTSFLLIISLVFVHLIKNLVVNTLKIVYSSGILLDSVGCKALHFTAALTTSLTIWFMLHFALFYHRKLYRIVYPLSGAASLNQQKYCWKGISALWVAGVAVYIPVLIYTRKPELVNSGNDTSSLSTKRIYMDCLTGFANEQVEFYYGKIFLVLIDILPLAILVFVCFWMALLLLEKKKMTYGDIWIGDDDSETEVLRGAKFSILLMLLITPLWVSHFILVYFLKDLAACVFIPAVLTALSSGFSALSPFLLMLVNYKMKLVSFCGVQREKSTPQPPDVILSPYA; encoded by the coding sequence ATGAAGCCCTCTGCAGACGAGCTTGAGATAATCGCCTGTGCTGTTCTCATCCTCGTGAGCTTCGTAGGAaacatatctttattttattccaCAAGTAAGTGCATTGCCGGGGGCCTGCAGACATCTTTCCTCCTCATTATCAGCCTGGTGTTTGTCCACCTTATTAAAAACCTGGTGGTCAACACCCTCAAGATTGTTTACTCTTCCGGAATCTTGCTGGACTCCGTTGGCTGCAAAGCTCTGCACTTCACTGCAGCCCTGACGACTTCCCTGACCATCTGGTTCATGTTACACTTTGCGTTGTTCTACCACCGGAAGCTTTACCGAATAGTGTACCCCTTGAGCGGAGCTGCAAGTCTGAATCAACAGAAGTACTGCTGGAAGGGGATTTCTGCCCTCTGGGTAGCTGGTGTGGCAGTGTATATCCCAGTGTTGATCTATACTAGGAAACCAGAGCTCGTCAATTCTGGAAATGACACAAGCTCCCTGTCTACTAAAAGAATCTACATGGATTGCTTAACTGGCTTTGCAAACGAGCAGGTAGAGTTTTactatgggaaaatatttttagttttgattGATATCCTTCCTCTAGCCATCTTAGTGTTTGTCTGTTTCTGGATGGCTCTCCTCCTCTTAGagaagaagaagatgacataTGGCGACATCTGGATCGGAGATGATGACTCAGAAACCGAGGTCCTCCGAGGGGCCAAGTTCAGTATCTTGTTAATGTTGCTCATCACACCCCTTTGGGTTTCTCACTTTATCTTAGTCTATTTCTTGAAGGACTTGGCGGCCTGTGTCTTTATTCCAGCTGTTCTCACAGCCCTCTCCTCTGGCTTCTCTGCTCTCAGTCCTTTCTTGCTTATGTTGGTTAATTACAAAATGAAGCTGGTGTCCTTCTGTGGAGTCCAACGGGAAAAATCCACACCACAGCCTCCAGACGTCATTCTGTCTCCATATGCTTAA